One window of Tindallia californiensis genomic DNA carries:
- a CDS encoding prepilin peptidase, translating into MWLLVFITGLLIGSFINVCVHRLPKDESIVFPSSRCPSCKMKLRSIDLVPVISWLFLKGKCRFCNKSISSRYPLVELLTGFLVTLVYMETGVSMHFIFYSIITFLLIVIVFIDLDHQIIPDGVNLIIALLGTLYSIYIFYETRSPVLLNSLGGILLGGGFFLLIAILSKGGMGGGDIKLMAALGIWFGWQGILMVTFLSFLIGGIYAIGLMLIRNKGRKDMVPFGPFIALAAFLTFLYEPYLLLWYLDRFINI; encoded by the coding sequence GTGTGGTTGTTGGTTTTTATTACTGGTCTTTTAATTGGGTCTTTTATAAATGTGTGTGTTCATAGATTACCTAAGGATGAATCTATTGTGTTTCCGTCATCGCGCTGTCCATCCTGCAAAATGAAATTACGTTCAATTGATTTAGTACCTGTTATTAGCTGGTTATTTTTGAAAGGAAAATGTCGTTTTTGTAATAAATCTATCTCTTCTCGATATCCATTAGTCGAGTTGTTAACGGGATTTTTAGTGACTCTCGTATATATGGAAACAGGGGTTAGCATGCATTTTATCTTTTACTCCATCATCACTTTTTTGCTGATTGTAATTGTTTTTATTGATCTGGATCATCAAATCATTCCTGATGGTGTTAATTTAATTATTGCACTGTTAGGAACGCTGTATTCGATATACATTTTTTATGAAACTAGGAGTCCGGTTTTATTAAACTCCCTAGGAGGAATACTCTTGGGAGGTGGATTCTTTTTGCTTATTGCTATTCTCTCGAAGGGTGGCATGGGTGGAGGTGATATAAAGCTAATGGCTGCTCTGGGGATATGGTTTGGATGGCAAGGAATTCTAATGGTAACTTTTTTATCTTTTCTAATTGGTGGAATCTATGCTATTGGGCTAATGCTTATCAGAAATAAAGGGCGTAAAGATATGGTTCCCTTCGGTCCATTTATTGCTTTGGCTGCGTTCCTGACATTCCTTTATGAACCATATTTATTGCTATGGTATTTAGATAGATTTATAAACATATAG
- a CDS encoding prepilin-type N-terminal cleavage/methylation domain-containing protein, producing the protein MKFRARSNKDGVTLIELIVVIFIIGLLFSIALPNAQAIYQRTILRNSAHELESALQMARQLSMDESKSYEVFLSKDRFSIRESIAFGQRIHIWDLPQGVERAETSDLRISFNRRGVTNYGKFTLRNKDDRIDIEIHIGSGRIVISDVY; encoded by the coding sequence ATGAAATTTCGGGCAAGAAGTAATAAGGACGGAGTTACATTGATAGAGCTCATAGTCGTTATTTTTATAATAGGCTTGCTTTTTTCAATAGCTCTACCTAATGCACAAGCAATCTATCAACGAACGATATTAAGAAATTCGGCTCATGAGCTGGAAAGTGCATTGCAAATGGCAAGACAGCTGAGTATGGATGAGTCTAAATCCTATGAAGTTTTCTTATCCAAAGATCGATTTAGTATTCGTGAATCAATAGCTTTTGGCCAGCGTATCCATATATGGGATTTGCCTCAGGGTGTAGAAAGAGCTGAAACATCAGATTTGCGAATTTCATTTAACCGAAGAGGTGTGACGAATTATGGTAAATTTACGTTAAGGAACAAGGACGACAGGATCGATATAGAAATACATATAGGTTCAGGTCGAATCGTTATCTCTGATGTTTATTAA
- a CDS encoding shikimate kinase, producing the protein MEKLEKLRTEIDKLDKDIAVLLEKRFKVSMHIIKQKKEEKLPLFHPERENEVINRVCSYVSDERFIEEIKCIQNLIIRMSRQVQSKYMFQKHIFITGFMGSGKTSIAKKVADMLAMNIVEMDSEIEQRCNQSISDIFHMKGEGFFREMEHALLNEITESDVKSVVSTGGGIVLKESNVHLLKKHGIVIWLKATPKDIFSRLSNDAQRPLLKDNMSIERIEKMMNERDSAYRQVADFSIQTSHEKIDDIALEIVKFLGSVQDDK; encoded by the coding sequence TTGGAGAAGTTAGAAAAACTTAGAACAGAAATTGATAAACTAGATAAGGATATTGCGGTCCTTTTAGAAAAAAGATTTAAGGTTTCAATGCACATTATAAAGCAAAAAAAAGAAGAAAAATTGCCGCTTTTTCATCCAGAAAGAGAAAACGAAGTTATTAATAGAGTGTGTTCTTATGTATCTGACGAACGTTTTATTGAGGAAATAAAATGCATTCAAAATTTAATTATTCGAATGAGTCGCCAAGTGCAGTCTAAATATATGTTTCAAAAACATATATTTATTACTGGTTTTATGGGGAGTGGAAAAACGTCAATTGCTAAAAAAGTAGCGGACATGCTTGCGATGAATATTGTTGAGATGGACTCTGAGATAGAGCAAAGATGCAATCAGTCTATCAGCGATATTTTTCATATGAAAGGCGAAGGTTTTTTTAGAGAAATGGAGCATGCCCTGTTAAATGAAATTACTGAATCGGATGTGAAATCCGTCGTAAGCACTGGTGGAGGGATTGTTCTTAAAGAAAGCAATGTTCATTTATTGAAAAAGCATGGAATTGTTATATGGCTGAAAGCTACTCCAAAAGATATTTTTTCGAGATTATCCAATGACGCTCAAAGACCTTTATTGAAGGATAATATGTCTATTGAAAGGATTGAAAAGATGATGAATGAAAGAGACTCTGCTTACCGTCAAGTAGCTGATTTCTCAATTCAAACAAGCCATGAAAAAATCGATGATATTGCATTAGAAATTGTGAAGTTTTTAGGAAGTGTACAAGATGACAAGTAA
- the aroE gene encoding shikimate dehydrogenase: MTSNRITGKTKLIALLGNPVCQSVSPEIHNLAFEFHGLNYTYMAFRVEKDQLEKAVEGLKSLDATGFNVTMPYKELVLSYLDEITEEARLCNAVNTVFNKNGKLIGHNTDGKGFLLSLEKQHIIAEGNKFVVLGAGGASRSIVMQLALEGATEIVIFNRSKPAALNLMRCVKENFPKCHITYFEIEMDLIKLQCQDATALINTTSIGMGEYIGQSIITDIDVFHSDLTVVDIIYAPAKTKLLQLAEASGCNILNGLGMIIGQGALAFKIWTGHEMPMQLINDYLVKKSN; encoded by the coding sequence ATGACAAGTAATCGAATTACCGGTAAAACAAAGCTAATAGCTCTACTGGGCAATCCGGTTTGTCAAAGCGTATCTCCTGAAATACATAATTTAGCATTTGAGTTTCATGGACTAAATTACACGTATATGGCTTTTCGAGTGGAAAAAGATCAATTAGAAAAAGCGGTTGAAGGCTTAAAATCTTTAGATGCTACGGGCTTCAATGTAACAATGCCTTACAAAGAACTCGTTCTTTCTTATTTAGACGAGATAACAGAAGAAGCCCGTTTATGCAATGCCGTAAACACTGTTTTTAATAAAAACGGAAAGCTGATTGGTCATAATACCGATGGGAAAGGATTTCTTTTATCTTTAGAAAAACAACATATAATAGCCGAAGGAAATAAGTTTGTTGTACTAGGTGCAGGGGGAGCTTCAAGAAGTATTGTGATGCAATTGGCGTTGGAAGGAGCTACCGAAATTGTGATTTTCAATCGCAGCAAACCCGCAGCATTAAATTTAATGCGTTGCGTTAAAGAAAACTTCCCAAAGTGTCATATCACATACTTTGAAATAGAGATGGATCTTATTAAGCTTCAATGTCAAGATGCTACCGCTTTAATAAATACAACGAGTATTGGGATGGGTGAATATATAGGGCAATCAATTATTACAGATATAGATGTATTTCATTCAGATTTAACCGTTGTCGATATTATTTATGCACCTGCTAAAACAAAACTCCTCCAATTAGCCGAAGCTTCAGGATGTAATATCTTGAATGGATTAGGAATGATTATAGGACAAGGTGCTTTAGCCTTTAAGATTTGGACTGGTCACGAAATGCCGATGCAACTTATTAATGATTATCTTGTCAAAAAAAGCAATTGA
- a CDS encoding prepilin-type N-terminal cleavage/methylation domain-containing protein yields the protein MICSNNRQGFAFVEVMISLLIICLLLMVSLEVFGQTMLIKERSSSSYRLTNQVYSQMEQVIAGVSFDGIDQMTSLENTETFFTTCVTAKCNETDLEYRLIAIRYHAEQPWNDKRYYYVVDDNE from the coding sequence ATGATTTGTTCGAATAATCGACAAGGATTTGCGTTTGTTGAAGTAATGATTTCATTGCTTATCATCTGCTTGCTTTTGATGGTATCGTTGGAGGTTTTCGGTCAAACGATGCTTATTAAGGAGAGGTCTTCCAGTTCTTATCGTTTAACGAATCAGGTCTACAGTCAAATGGAGCAGGTAATAGCTGGTGTTTCTTTTGATGGGATTGATCAAATGACATCGTTAGAAAATACCGAAACCTTTTTTACTACTTGTGTAACGGCTAAATGTAATGAAACAGACCTTGAATATAGGTTGATTGCGATTAGATATCATGCGGAGCAGCCTTGGAATGACAAGAGGTATTATTATGTTGTTGATGATAATGAGTAG
- a CDS encoding type II secretion system protein gives MLLMIMSRSKRLNSKGLTLIEVILSFAMMTLLVATMVTGSTFITKHNKAQMRQLRYEQNIRYAVIAIDKRFQQSNRQELYYQSDQQLFTSNVYDNVKDEWRFVYFQFDGAFTDRKNTWLYFHKDSNSLRVNLNGEHNVLASGIDRIEIEEIENNRLVCLRVFCSASDYSASIDIRISPLWRKYDKI, from the coding sequence ATGTTGTTGATGATAATGAGTAGAAGCAAGAGGTTAAACTCTAAGGGATTAACACTGATTGAGGTAATCCTTTCTTTTGCAATGATGACGTTGCTAGTTGCAACAATGGTTACAGGCAGTACTTTCATTACGAAACACAACAAGGCTCAAATGAGACAATTAAGATATGAACAAAATATCAGGTACGCAGTGATAGCGATTGACAAACGTTTTCAACAAAGCAATAGGCAGGAGTTATACTATCAGTCAGACCAGCAACTTTTTACTAGTAACGTCTATGATAATGTTAAGGATGAGTGGAGATTTGTATACTTTCAGTTTGACGGCGCTTTCACAGATAGAAAAAATACCTGGCTGTATTTTCACAAGGATTCAAATTCATTAAGAGTTAATCTCAATGGAGAACACAATGTCTTAGCATCAGGAATTGATCGAATTGAAATTGAAGAAATTGAAAATAACCGTTTGGTTTGTCTGAGGGTTTTTTGTTCTGCATCTGATTATAGTGCTTCTATAGATATAAGAATTAGTCCCCTATGGAGGAAATATGACAAAATATAA
- a CDS encoding late competence development ComFB family protein yields MELKNHMEIVVDRMLKVFVEKDPNICTCENCILDVKAYALNHLPPQYFVTEKGEVYTKAKDLTIQFETDVTSVLVQGIEKVKKHPRH; encoded by the coding sequence ATGGAACTGAAAAATCACATGGAAATTGTTGTGGATCGTATGTTGAAAGTGTTTGTAGAGAAAGATCCTAATATTTGTACTTGTGAAAACTGTATTTTAGATGTTAAAGCTTATGCACTGAATCATCTACCGCCACAATATTTTGTAACTGAAAAAGGTGAAGTTTATACAAAAGCTAAAGATCTAACAATACAGTTTGAAACAGACGTAACCTCCGTGTTAGTTCAAGGGATTGAAAAAGTGAAAAAGCATCCACGACACTAG
- a CDS encoding M24 family metallopeptidase, translating into MDRAVNKIREWIEENRADAVLITSEANRYYLSGFTGSTGMVLITKNSQFVLSDFRYRQQVREECTDLTFLMTDSQHSVSDHFKDLGIRIVGIEENKVSYRQAVELMNHHEKIKLVPLKNLIEKLRSIKTKDEIEKIEKAAALSDVGWEYIKQHLHPGKKEKDLALDLEIFLRRNGAENISFPVILASGHRSALPHGVASDKIIEDGDLITVDFGSIVNRYCSDMTRTLVAGQANDKQKEIYHVVLEAQTKALEAVKPGVSGKELDDIARNIITKAGYGEAFGHGLGHGVGLEVHELPQVSQKGITRLTPGMVITIEPGIYLPGVGGVRIEDLVLVTNEGYQVLSQSCKKLQEVG; encoded by the coding sequence ATGGATAGGGCGGTTAATAAAATTCGAGAATGGATTGAAGAAAATAGAGCCGATGCTGTACTAATTACTAGTGAAGCAAATCGTTATTACCTTTCTGGGTTTACTGGTTCTACTGGAATGGTTTTAATAACAAAGAATTCACAGTTTGTTTTATCAGATTTTCGATACCGCCAACAAGTAAGGGAAGAATGTACAGACCTGACTTTTCTTATGACGGATAGTCAGCATTCAGTCTCTGATCACTTTAAAGATCTAGGTATTAGGATTGTTGGAATCGAAGAAAATAAAGTTTCTTATCGTCAAGCGGTTGAATTAATGAATCATCATGAAAAAATCAAATTAGTACCTTTAAAAAACTTGATCGAAAAACTACGTTCAATCAAGACAAAGGATGAAATTGAAAAAATAGAAAAAGCGGCTGCATTATCAGATGTAGGATGGGAATACATAAAACAACACCTTCATCCTGGTAAAAAAGAAAAAGATCTAGCATTGGATTTGGAAATTTTTTTGAGGCGTAACGGAGCTGAAAACATTAGTTTTCCTGTCATTCTAGCTTCTGGTCATCGAAGTGCGTTGCCTCATGGTGTAGCTTCTGATAAAATTATTGAAGACGGAGACTTGATAACCGTTGATTTCGGAAGCATTGTAAATCGCTACTGCTCAGATATGACTAGAACATTGGTTGCAGGACAAGCAAATGATAAACAGAAAGAAATTTACCATGTGGTTTTAGAAGCACAGACGAAAGCACTAGAAGCTGTAAAACCAGGAGTATCAGGCAAAGAGCTTGATGATATTGCGAGGAATATCATCACAAAAGCAGGATACGGAGAAGCTTTTGGCCATGGATTAGGGCATGGTGTTGGTCTTGAAGTTCATGAGTTGCCACAAGTAAGTCAAAAGGGAATTACACGACTTACGCCAGGAATGGTCATTACCATTGAGCCGGGAATTTACCTTCCGGGTGTTGGTGGGGTAAGAATCGAAGACTTAGTATTAGTAACTAATGAAGGGTATCAAGTTCTATCTCAATCTTGTAAGAAGTTGCAAGAAGTAGGATAA
- the efp gene encoding elongation factor P: MIQAGDFRKGITFQKNGEPCVVMEFQHVKPGKGAAFVRTKYKNLITGSIREEAFNPSDKFEKALIETKEMQYLYNDGEFYYFMDNETFEQFPLTEDIVSGAIEFLKENDTATVRFYQGKAFQLEAPNFVELKIIETEPGVKGDTASNVTKTAKVETGAVIHVPLFINEGDNVRVDTRSGEYMSRV; the protein is encoded by the coding sequence ATGATACAGGCAGGAGATTTTCGTAAAGGTATTACGTTTCAAAAGAATGGAGAACCATGCGTTGTAATGGAATTTCAGCATGTTAAACCTGGAAAGGGTGCTGCTTTTGTAAGAACAAAATACAAAAACCTAATAACTGGCTCCATTCGAGAAGAAGCTTTTAATCCTAGTGATAAATTTGAAAAGGCACTAATTGAAACGAAAGAAATGCAATATCTTTACAATGATGGTGAATTCTACTATTTCATGGACAATGAAACCTTTGAGCAATTTCCATTAACAGAAGATATCGTATCAGGTGCTATTGAATTTCTGAAAGAAAATGATACAGCAACTGTCCGGTTTTATCAAGGGAAAGCATTTCAATTGGAAGCACCTAATTTTGTTGAGTTGAAAATCATCGAAACAGAACCGGGTGTTAAGGGAGATACGGCGTCTAATGTAACAAAGACTGCTAAGGTGGAGACCGGGGCTGTTATCCATGTACCTTTATTTATTAATGAGGGTGATAATGTGCGTGTAGATACAAGGTCTGGCGAATATATGTCCAGGGTATAA
- a CDS encoding CD1247 N-terminal domain-containing protein, translated as MNHLFENVAYLKGLAEGLEVKESSKEGKLLLGILDALEEMAEAINEIQEDQEDLEDYVEALDDDLAEIEEDLDLDDDSECDDDIDFMEVECPKCQEVIYLDEDILYDDDAEVLCPECHEIIEFMEEDFCGDDCCCGHDHEDKE; from the coding sequence ATGAATCATTTATTTGAAAATGTAGCATACTTAAAAGGCTTAGCGGAAGGGTTAGAGGTTAAAGAATCCTCTAAGGAAGGAAAATTATTGCTAGGTATATTAGATGCGTTAGAAGAAATGGCAGAGGCAATCAACGAAATCCAGGAAGATCAAGAAGACTTGGAGGATTATGTAGAAGCACTAGATGATGACTTGGCTGAAATCGAGGAAGATTTAGACTTGGATGATGATTCTGAGTGTGATGATGATATTGACTTCATGGAAGTAGAATGTCCTAAATGTCAAGAAGTAATCTATTTGGATGAAGACATATTGTATGACGATGATGCTGAAGTTTTATGTCCAGAGTGTCATGAAATCATTGAATTTATGGAAGAGGATTTTTGCGGCGATGACTGTTGTTGTGGACACGACCACGAAGATAAAGAGTAG
- a CDS encoding Asp23/Gls24 family envelope stress response protein: protein MKSVNKDSIGEINVAEEVIATISSISATSIKGVAGMSSGLTSGFAEALGKKSLSKGVKVDVKDKLITLHLNVIVEYGFKIPDISWEIQDRVKAMVENMTAMKVKQVNVHVQAVKFPEETKGETVETGK, encoded by the coding sequence ATGAAGTCTGTAAACAAAGATTCGATAGGAGAAATTAATGTTGCTGAAGAAGTAATAGCTACAATATCAAGTATTAGCGCAACTTCTATTAAAGGTGTTGCGGGTATGAGTAGCGGGTTAACGAGCGGGTTTGCCGAAGCTTTGGGTAAAAAAAGTTTATCGAAAGGCGTTAAGGTAGATGTTAAAGATAAGTTAATCACACTTCATTTGAATGTCATTGTTGAGTATGGATTTAAGATCCCTGATATCTCTTGGGAAATACAGGATCGTGTAAAAGCAATGGTTGAAAATATGACAGCGATGAAAGTGAAGCAAGTAAATGTTCATGTTCAAGCCGTAAAATTTCCTGAAGAAACAAAGGGAGAAACGGTAGAAACTGGCAAATAG
- the nusB gene encoding transcription antitermination factor NusB — translation MKRTQARELCIQLAYEMIIKDEYSLDGFEVYQNENFDDDISQQTYVIDVLNLVIEKRESIDKIIRSYSKDWDFERIARVDLAILRVGLSELLFMENIPHHVTINEAVELAKKFGTEQSPSFINGILGRYHREYQGQDGSLL, via the coding sequence ATGAAACGAACGCAAGCTCGCGAGCTTTGTATACAATTAGCATATGAAATGATCATTAAAGATGAATATTCTTTGGATGGATTCGAAGTTTATCAAAATGAAAACTTCGATGATGATATAAGCCAACAAACCTATGTAATAGATGTATTAAACTTAGTTATTGAAAAAAGAGAAAGCATTGATAAGATCATACGTTCTTATTCTAAGGACTGGGATTTTGAACGCATTGCACGGGTAGATTTAGCTATACTCAGAGTGGGCCTTTCTGAGCTCTTATTTATGGAAAACATTCCTCATCATGTGACCATTAATGAAGCTGTTGAGTTGGCAAAAAAATTTGGAACAGAACAGTCACCTTCTTTTATTAATGGTATTTTAGGAAGATATCATCGAGAATATCAAGGGCAGGACGGATCTTTACTATGA
- a CDS encoding tRNA (adenosine(37)-N6)-threonylcarbamoyltransferase complex transferase subunit TsaD, translated as MIKKEIVMGFDTSNYTTSVALMNMDGTSLASKRVLLSTPKGQRGLRQSDAFFQHVNVLPEIMQELKPSLKNTIVKAIGASVVPRPVTGSYMPVFLAGESIARSMSSLLGVPFYSFSHQEGHIAAGLWSANLDYADFFCSLHLSGGTTELLEVTPGRNAGYNIDILGNTNDISVGQLIDRVGVSLNCDFPSGPQLEKLALEWTDSLIPIPGGVKGLELNLSGPETFLHRMVDESENTSRLAHSMFVFLGEAIALWLNNHHALKPIPMLLIVGGVAANSIFRETLTNKVNPEIKLIYADPQHCSDNALGISHLALRQFLYNKDE; from the coding sequence ATGATCAAAAAAGAAATCGTCATGGGCTTTGATACTAGTAACTATACAACATCTGTCGCTTTGATGAACATGGATGGAACAAGCTTAGCTTCAAAGAGAGTACTTTTAAGTACACCTAAAGGTCAAAGAGGATTGCGACAATCAGATGCATTTTTTCAGCATGTAAACGTTTTGCCAGAGATTATGCAAGAATTGAAGCCATCCTTAAAAAACACTATCGTAAAGGCGATCGGGGCTAGTGTAGTGCCAAGGCCTGTAACTGGATCTTATATGCCGGTATTTTTGGCCGGAGAATCAATCGCCAGATCTATGTCTTCTCTCTTGGGAGTTCCTTTTTATTCTTTTAGTCACCAAGAAGGCCATATTGCTGCTGGCTTATGGTCTGCAAATCTTGACTATGCTGATTTTTTTTGTTCACTACATTTGTCTGGTGGGACGACTGAATTGCTGGAGGTAACGCCAGGTAGAAACGCTGGATACAACATCGATATCTTGGGTAATACTAATGATATTAGCGTTGGGCAGTTAATCGATCGAGTTGGTGTTAGTTTAAACTGTGACTTTCCATCGGGTCCGCAACTTGAAAAACTAGCACTGGAATGGACTGATAGCTTAATACCAATTCCAGGTGGAGTGAAGGGGTTAGAACTAAACTTATCCGGACCAGAAACTTTTTTGCATCGCATGGTAGATGAATCTGAGAACACGTCAAGATTAGCTCATTCTATGTTTGTGTTTTTAGGCGAAGCTATAGCACTATGGTTAAATAATCATCATGCATTAAAACCCATACCTATGTTGCTAATAGTTGGAGGTGTGGCGGCAAATTCAATTTTCAGAGAAACACTCACAAATAAAGTGAATCCTGAAATAAAGCTGATTTACGCTGATCCACAACATTGTAGCGACAATGCATTAGGAATATCGCATCTTGCGTTACGTCAATTTTTATACAATAAGGATGAATAA
- the xseA gene encoding exodeoxyribonuclease VII large subunit → MRIKTLSVSDVNKYIKKLFNADPIMHRVSVVGEVTGFKAHSSGHYYFTLKDETSRLRCVMFQQNTKHLTINIKEGMKLKVNGGISVYERDGQYQLYAEHIEEAGIGDYYRTFQQSKERLEKQGLFRKDRKKKLPLFPKKIGVITSPSGAALQDILKVIKRRWPVANIYLFSTQVQGELASKSLVRSVKLAQNYDLDVVLLGRGGGAVEELWAFNDEELAYIIAESKIPVITGIGHETDSTIADFVADYHAHTPTAAAEIAVPDITEICSKIDQQITSARKNCERLLHNHKIELMAIRQRIPFRFPERLIESDQKTLEHIRKRLMRAPMEKIKRDYLILDSIGNKIDHLSPLSVMKRGYGIIQKPDGKVVTDIHQMNINDTFHVKLKNGELIANVLKKKEGEIDS, encoded by the coding sequence ATGCGCATTAAAACACTTTCTGTCTCGGATGTTAATAAATATATTAAAAAGCTTTTCAACGCCGATCCAATTATGCATCGAGTTTCGGTTGTAGGAGAAGTAACAGGATTCAAAGCTCATAGCAGTGGACATTATTACTTTACGCTTAAAGACGAAACTTCTCGACTACGTTGTGTTATGTTTCAACAGAATACAAAGCACTTAACCATAAATATTAAAGAAGGCATGAAGTTAAAAGTAAATGGTGGTATTTCTGTATATGAAAGAGATGGACAATATCAATTATATGCAGAACACATAGAAGAAGCTGGAATAGGTGACTATTATCGTACTTTTCAACAATCCAAAGAACGACTTGAAAAACAAGGATTATTTAGAAAAGATCGTAAGAAAAAATTGCCACTGTTTCCTAAAAAAATAGGGGTGATAACTTCTCCATCAGGTGCTGCTTTGCAGGATATTTTAAAGGTGATAAAAAGACGATGGCCAGTGGCTAACATCTATTTATTTTCCACACAGGTGCAGGGTGAACTTGCTTCAAAATCTTTAGTACGCTCTGTAAAGCTAGCACAGAATTATGATCTTGATGTTGTTTTGTTGGGTCGTGGTGGTGGTGCCGTAGAAGAATTATGGGCTTTTAATGATGAAGAACTGGCTTATATCATTGCTGAATCAAAAATACCAGTGATAACAGGTATTGGACATGAAACGGACTCTACTATAGCAGACTTTGTGGCAGATTATCATGCCCATACACCAACAGCTGCAGCAGAAATAGCCGTTCCGGATATCACCGAAATCTGTAGCAAAATCGATCAACAAATAACTAGTGCAAGAAAAAACTGTGAAAGGTTATTACATAATCATAAGATTGAGTTAATGGCTATTCGCCAACGAATACCTTTTCGATTTCCTGAACGATTGATTGAATCTGATCAGAAAACATTAGAACATATAAGAAAAAGATTAATGCGAGCACCAATGGAAAAAATTAAGAGAGATTATTTGATACTTGATTCTATCGGTAATAAAATTGACCATTTAAGTCCGCTATCAGTAATGAAAAGAGGCTATGGAATTATACAGAAGCCGGACGGTAAGGTAGTTACCGATATCCACCAAATGAATATAAACGATACTTTTCACGTTAAGCTTAAAAATGGAGAGTTGATTGCAAATGTATTAAAAAAGAAAGAAGGTGAAATTGATTCATGA
- the xseB gene encoding exodeoxyribonuclease VII small subunit has product MKKSHYEKDFLKLEEIVNKLESQQLTLEESLNLFQQGVELYKKCYDQLSSAEDKLTIILEENGVVVEKEEKLNAVEK; this is encoded by the coding sequence ATGAAAAAAAGTCACTATGAAAAGGATTTTCTGAAGCTTGAAGAAATAGTAAACAAGCTGGAAAGTCAGCAGCTAACATTGGAAGAATCATTGAATTTATTTCAACAAGGCGTTGAATTGTATAAAAAATGTTATGATCAATTAAGTAGTGCTGAAGATAAGTTGACAATTATTTTAGAAGAAAATGGTGTCGTTGTGGAAAAGGAGGAAAAGCTTAATGCAGTGGAAAAATAA